The following proteins are encoded in a genomic region of Mahella australiensis 50-1 BON:
- a CDS encoding CoA-disulfide reductase: MKVIIVGGVAGGASAAARLRRLDENAEIILFEKGEYISFANCGLPYYIGGVIKEKDKLLVQTPEDMSRRFNIDVRTKSEVISIVPDKKEVIVRDLTNNEEYSETYDKLILSPGAEPIKPDIPGVDDSRVFTLRNIPDTYRIKDYIDQHKPRRAVVVGGGFIGIEVAENLHARGINVTIVELADHIMGQIDYEMAAIVHNHLHSKNVELYLKDGVNAIQPVNDHLAVVLNSGKSIDTDMVVMGIGVKPDIKLAKDAGLAIGARGGIKVDQYMRTSDPNIYAVGDAVEVKDFISGQNAVIPLAGPANKQGRIAADNIAGRSSIYEGTQGTSIAKVFDMTVAATGNNERQLGRSGIKYQKSIIHPNSHASYYPDALPISIKLIFSPDDGRILGAQAVGYEGVDKRIDVIATAIRAGMTVYDLEKLELAYAPPYSSAKDPVNMAGFVAANILKGDCDVFHWDEVDKRDNDKTVLIDVRTPLEYNMGTIAGAINIPLDDLRGRLDEIPKDKEILVFCQVGLRGYLACRILKQHGFANVKNLSGGYRTYEIATGRQSNEGIFRYDDAFSSSRVEAPIPPQDEKPSGNTIEVDACGLQCPGPIMQVYNAMQGMKPGDVLQIKASDPGFEGDIKVWCQRTGHKLLDIGWQGRTLVARIQKSGVLPEEQQAEPQSHDKAMIVFSGDLDKAIASFIIANGAAAMGRKVTMFFTFWGLNILRKPEKVPVHKDFLSKMFGAMMPRGSMKLPLSRMNMLGIGPKLIRHLMKEKNIFSLEELIQQAIKNGVRIVACNMSMDIMGIKKEELIDGVEIGGVASFIGAAEQSDASLFI; encoded by the coding sequence ATGAAGGTTATCATAGTAGGAGGGGTGGCCGGTGGTGCATCGGCTGCAGCCAGATTGAGGCGTCTTGACGAGAACGCCGAAATAATACTTTTTGAAAAAGGCGAATATATATCATTCGCCAATTGCGGTTTGCCATACTATATAGGCGGCGTAATAAAGGAAAAAGATAAATTGCTGGTACAAACCCCTGAAGATATGTCCAGGCGCTTCAATATAGACGTGAGGACAAAAAGCGAGGTAATCAGCATAGTACCGGATAAAAAAGAGGTAATTGTCAGGGATTTAACGAATAATGAAGAATACAGCGAAACCTATGATAAGCTCATACTCTCCCCTGGCGCTGAACCTATAAAGCCCGATATACCAGGTGTTGACGACAGCAGAGTATTTACCTTGAGAAATATACCGGATACCTACAGGATAAAGGACTATATAGATCAGCATAAGCCTCGCCGGGCCGTAGTGGTGGGTGGAGGCTTTATAGGCATTGAGGTGGCTGAAAACCTGCATGCCCGCGGTATAAATGTCACCATAGTGGAGCTGGCAGATCATATCATGGGGCAGATAGATTATGAGATGGCAGCCATAGTACACAATCACCTGCATAGTAAAAACGTCGAGCTTTATCTCAAAGACGGTGTGAACGCCATACAGCCCGTGAACGATCATCTAGCCGTCGTATTAAATAGCGGCAAGAGCATAGATACCGATATGGTAGTAATGGGCATAGGTGTCAAACCCGATATAAAGTTGGCTAAAGATGCCGGCCTGGCTATAGGAGCGCGCGGCGGCATAAAAGTAGATCAATATATGCGTACCTCTGATCCCAATATATACGCCGTAGGTGATGCCGTGGAGGTTAAAGACTTTATAAGCGGCCAGAACGCCGTAATACCACTAGCGGGGCCGGCCAACAAACAAGGCCGTATAGCAGCCGACAACATAGCGGGCAGATCGAGCATATATGAAGGCACTCAAGGCACATCCATAGCCAAGGTGTTCGATATGACGGTGGCAGCAACCGGCAACAATGAACGCCAACTTGGGCGCAGCGGCATAAAATATCAGAAATCGATAATTCATCCCAACTCTCATGCCAGTTATTATCCGGATGCATTGCCTATATCCATAAAACTTATATTCTCACCTGACGATGGCAGGATATTGGGTGCACAGGCAGTAGGTTATGAAGGTGTGGATAAACGCATTGACGTCATAGCCACAGCTATACGCGCGGGCATGACAGTATATGATTTGGAGAAACTGGAACTAGCCTACGCACCCCCATATTCATCTGCCAAGGACCCTGTAAACATGGCTGGATTTGTGGCGGCCAATATATTGAAAGGTGATTGCGATGTATTCCACTGGGATGAGGTAGATAAGCGTGATAATGATAAAACAGTGCTCATAGACGTACGCACTCCCTTGGAATACAATATGGGCACGATAGCCGGCGCTATAAATATACCGCTGGATGACCTGCGAGGCAGATTAGATGAAATACCCAAAGATAAGGAAATACTGGTATTTTGTCAGGTGGGCCTGCGCGGGTACCTGGCCTGCAGGATATTGAAGCAGCATGGATTTGCCAATGTCAAAAACTTAAGCGGCGGGTACAGGACATACGAGATAGCAACCGGACGTCAGAGCAACGAAGGCATATTCCGCTATGACGACGCTTTCAGCTCTAGCCGCGTTGAGGCACCCATTCCCCCACAAGATGAAAAACCGTCAGGCAATACCATAGAGGTCGATGCCTGCGGCTTGCAATGCCCCGGCCCCATAATGCAGGTATATAATGCCATGCAGGGCATGAAACCCGGCGATGTATTGCAAATAAAGGCCAGCGATCCGGGATTTGAAGGCGATATAAAGGTATGGTGTCAGCGCACGGGCCACAAACTGCTGGATATAGGATGGCAGGGGCGCACATTGGTAGCCCGCATTCAAAAAAGTGGCGTTCTCCCAGAAGAGCAGCAGGCCGAGCCTCAAAGCCATGACAAAGCCATGATAGTATTCAGCGGCGATTTAGACAAGGCTATAGCCTCATTCATCATCGCCAACGGCGCCGCGGCCATGGGGCGCAAGGTAACGATGTTCTTCACTTTCTGGGGACTCAATATACTGCGCAAACCTGAAAAAGTGCCGGTACACAAGGATTTTCTGAGCAAGATGTTCGGTGCTATGATGCCAAGAGGTTCCATGAAACTGCCGTTATCGCGCATGAATATGCTTGGCATAGGACCTAAACTTATACGGCATCTTATGAAGGAAAAAAACATCTTCTCGCTCGAGGAATTGATCCAGCAGGCTATAAAGAATGGCGTTAGGATAGTAGCCTGCAATATGTCCATGGATATAATGGGCATAAAGAAGGAAGAACTTATAGATGGTGTGGAGATAGGGGGCGTGGCATCATTTATCGGAGCAGCTGAGCAGTCCGATGCATCGCTGTTCATATAG
- a CDS encoding sodium ion-translocating decarboxylase subunit beta: MEQLLQGLMAMTWGNVVMILVGGLLIYLAIRREYEPMLLLPIGFGAILANIPLSSALGPEGFLSILYDAGIKTELFPILIFIAVGAMIDFGPLLEQPVMMFFGAAAQFGVFATIVVAALLGFPIKEAASIGIIGAADGPTSIYVATKFAERLVGPITVAAYSYMSLVPIIQPPVIRALTSKEERCIHMEPSAVPISKTVKIIFPIALTLIAGIIAPMSVGLVGSLMFGNLIRECGVLDRLSKAAQNELSNLVTLLLGITIGSTMTADKFLTPETLMIIGLGLAAFIFDTAGGVIFAKILNLFLKKKINPMVGAAGISAFPMSARVIQRMAQKEDPGNFILMQAVGANVAGQIGSIIAGAMVLALVP, translated from the coding sequence ATGGAACAACTGTTACAAGGATTAATGGCTATGACATGGGGCAACGTCGTAATGATACTCGTAGGTGGCCTTCTTATATACCTTGCTATAAGGCGCGAGTATGAGCCTATGCTGCTTTTGCCGATAGGCTTTGGTGCTATACTGGCCAATATACCGTTGTCGTCGGCGCTCGGACCGGAAGGATTTCTGTCGATTTTGTACGATGCCGGCATAAAGACGGAATTATTCCCGATACTTATATTCATAGCTGTGGGGGCCATGATAGACTTCGGCCCACTGCTGGAACAGCCCGTTATGATGTTTTTTGGAGCAGCGGCGCAGTTCGGCGTATTCGCCACCATAGTCGTGGCGGCGCTCCTGGGATTTCCCATAAAAGAAGCGGCTTCTATAGGGATAATAGGAGCAGCTGATGGTCCCACATCAATATATGTCGCGACGAAATTTGCGGAGAGGCTTGTTGGGCCAATAACAGTGGCAGCCTATTCTTATATGTCGCTGGTACCCATTATACAGCCGCCGGTTATAAGAGCGTTGACCAGCAAGGAGGAACGCTGCATACATATGGAGCCTTCTGCCGTGCCGATATCCAAAACGGTAAAGATTATATTTCCTATAGCGCTCACGCTTATAGCGGGTATAATAGCGCCGATGAGCGTGGGTTTGGTAGGTTCGCTTATGTTCGGAAACCTCATAAGGGAGTGCGGCGTATTGGACAGGTTGTCAAAAGCTGCTCAAAATGAACTGAGCAACCTAGTCACCCTGCTGCTTGGCATTACCATAGGTTCTACCATGACGGCGGATAAATTCCTGACGCCTGAAACGCTGATGATAATAGGTTTGGGGCTTGCGGCTTTCATATTCGATACGGCAGGCGGCGTTATATTTGCCAAGATACTCAATCTGTTCTTAAAGAAAAAAATAAACCCGATGGTAGGGGCAGCTGGTATATCGGCTTTCCCAATGTCGGCCAGGGTTATACAGCGCATGGCACAAAAGGAGGACCCAGGCAATTTTATACTTATGCAGGCTGTCGGTGCCAACGTGGCCGGTCAGATAGGTTCTATCATAGCCGGCGCTATGGTGCTGGCGCTGGTACCATGA
- a CDS encoding OadG family protein: MNMVTEALRVAALGMVGVFAVITIVYGVIKLMVKISQKQ; the protein is encoded by the coding sequence ATGAATATGGTAACTGAAGCATTGCGCGTAGCTGCGCTGGGCATGGTGGGCGTGTTCGCCGTTATAACTATCGTTTACGGCGTGATAAAGCTTATGGTCAAGATATCGCAAAAGCAATAA
- a CDS encoding four-carbon acid sugar kinase family protein, which yields MAKIAVIADDLTGANATGILLKGKGFTAATVMDTEALDGYAPRYDVLSATTNSRSMSAERAYKSVKCLIEQFKAIEGIKLFCKRIDTTLRGNIGAEIDAALDALGHRYTAVVVPAYPLSGRVCAGGYVLVDNMPLQQTDVASDPKTPVSSSKVADIISKQSRRMVVNIGLDQVMAGQECLCDAINNIGAGGIVVIDATMQNHIDVIANACCQSVLPIMPVDPGPFSAAMAAALCKEEGKATHMLLIVGSVSELTRRQVDTASRNLAIPWIAIDVPLLLSPNRDAEMQRVFVEVGRAFRRHPIVGIATAMQAAQIVRVEDMQAASAVINKALADITLSLLNDDRLSIKALYTSGGDVTAAICAAVGADSIELKGEALPLATYGRLIGGEFAGLPLITKGGLVGGDDAIIKCIEYLRKVADDG from the coding sequence ATGGCTAAAATAGCTGTAATAGCCGATGATTTAACTGGTGCAAATGCTACCGGTATACTGCTCAAAGGCAAGGGATTTACTGCAGCCACTGTCATGGATACAGAGGCTTTGGACGGATATGCGCCTCGATATGACGTGTTGTCTGCAACTACCAACAGCCGCAGCATGTCGGCTGAGAGGGCATATAAAAGTGTAAAATGCTTGATAGAGCAATTCAAAGCCATTGAGGGGATAAAACTTTTCTGCAAGCGCATAGATACCACATTGCGCGGCAATATAGGCGCTGAAATAGATGCTGCTTTGGATGCGTTAGGTCATCGATATACTGCCGTAGTGGTGCCGGCATATCCGTTATCCGGTAGGGTATGCGCTGGTGGCTATGTGCTTGTGGATAATATGCCCCTCCAGCAGACCGATGTGGCTAGTGATCCAAAAACGCCGGTGAGTTCATCCAAGGTCGCCGATATAATATCTAAACAAAGCAGGCGTATGGTCGTAAATATAGGGCTGGATCAAGTGATGGCCGGGCAAGAGTGCCTGTGTGACGCGATAAATAATATTGGCGCCGGTGGCATAGTGGTAATAGATGCTACGATGCAAAATCATATAGACGTCATAGCAAATGCATGTTGCCAAAGCGTATTGCCCATAATGCCAGTGGACCCCGGGCCATTTTCGGCAGCTATGGCAGCGGCTCTATGTAAAGAAGAAGGAAAAGCCACGCATATGTTGTTAATTGTGGGCAGTGTATCTGAGCTTACCAGAAGGCAGGTTGATACCGCCAGTCGCAATCTCGCAATTCCTTGGATAGCTATAGACGTGCCGCTATTATTGAGTCCGAACAGGGATGCGGAGATGCAGCGTGTTTTTGTGGAGGTGGGACGAGCTTTTCGGCGCCACCCTATAGTCGGCATAGCTACCGCAATGCAGGCTGCACAAATCGTGCGGGTCGAGGATATGCAAGCTGCATCAGCTGTTATAAATAAAGCACTGGCGGATATAACGTTGAGCCTATTAAATGATGATAGGCTTAGCATAAAAGCTTTGTATACGAGCGGAGGCGATGTGACAGCCGCGATATGTGCCGCTGTCGGCGCGGATAGTATAGAATTAAAAGGCGAGGCATTGCCTCTGGCGACATACGGAAGGTTGATAGGCGGTGAATTTGCCGGCTTACCACTGATTACAAAGGGTGGACTGGTAGGCGGCGATGATGCCATTATAAAATGTATAGAATATCTAAGAAAGGTGGCAGATGATGGATAA
- the pdxA gene encoding 4-hydroxythreonine-4-phosphate dehydrogenase PdxA, which translates to MMDKPIIAVTAGDPAGIGPEIAIKALNQEDIYEICRPVLICSHDVVDNIMHICGINADIHDIYSPEQGVYKHGIIDLINTGDVKASDIEMGKISALSGMAGSRYIEKAVELAISKKVGAIATGPINKEAWKLAGVPYIGHTEMLGGMTGVADPLTMFQVKELRVFFLTRHVSLKKACSMITYDRVYGYIKRCDKALRQLGIEQPRQAVAGLNPHAGEHGLFGDEESAIIEPAIKGAKAEGFEVYGPLPADSVFMLALHGSYDAVLSMYHDQGHIAAKMVDFERTVALTLGLPFLRTSVDHGTAFDIAGKGIASAVSMAEAIRVAARYARMYSA; encoded by the coding sequence ATGATGGATAAACCTATAATAGCGGTAACCGCAGGCGATCCGGCGGGTATAGGCCCGGAGATAGCCATAAAAGCCTTAAATCAAGAGGATATATATGAAATATGCAGGCCTGTGCTTATATGCAGCCATGACGTAGTGGATAACATCATGCACATATGCGGCATAAATGCTGATATACATGATATATATTCTCCTGAACAAGGGGTGTATAAACACGGCATTATAGACCTTATAAATACAGGTGATGTAAAAGCTTCGGATATTGAGATGGGTAAAATATCCGCGCTGTCAGGCATGGCTGGCAGCCGGTATATAGAAAAAGCTGTAGAACTAGCCATAAGTAAGAAAGTGGGCGCGATCGCTACCGGTCCCATAAATAAAGAAGCATGGAAGCTGGCCGGCGTGCCATATATAGGGCATACCGAGATGCTGGGCGGAATGACCGGAGTGGCCGACCCTTTGACAATGTTTCAGGTAAAAGAACTGCGGGTATTCTTTCTAACACGCCATGTATCACTTAAAAAGGCCTGCAGCATGATAACTTATGATCGCGTATATGGCTATATAAAACGTTGTGACAAAGCATTGCGACAGTTAGGCATAGAGCAACCCCGCCAGGCGGTAGCCGGCCTAAATCCGCATGCCGGTGAGCATGGGCTTTTTGGTGATGAGGAAAGCGCTATTATAGAGCCCGCAATAAAAGGCGCGAAGGCAGAAGGCTTTGAAGTATACGGTCCGTTGCCGGCCGATTCGGTATTTATGTTGGCGCTGCACGGCTCCTATGATGCTGTATTATCTATGTATCACGATCAAGGGCATATAGCCGCTAAGATGGTGGATTTTGAACGTACGGTAGCCCTTACGCTGGGCTTGCCATTTTTGCGTACATCGGTGGATCACGGTACCGCTTTTGATATAGCTGGCAAAGGTATTGCGAGCGCCGTAAGCATGGCGGAGGCTATACGCGTAGCGGCGCGTTATGCGCGTATGTATAGCGCTTGA
- a CDS encoding iron-containing alcohol dehydrogenase produces MDNFEFLSPTKIIFGKGTENQVGQEIKKCGAKKVLFHYGGGSIKRSGLYDKIVASLKETGIDFIELGGVQPNPRVSLVREGIKLCRDNGIDFILAVGGGSVIDSSKAIGVGVPYSGDVWDFYAGKAEPKETLSVGVVLTIPAAGSEASKSSVLTNEDGWYKRGLNVEIIRPKFAIMNPELTFTLPPYQTVCGASDIMAHIMERYFTHTPHVDLTDRLCEGTLKTVIRNVPIVLEQPDNYDARAEIMWASTIAHNDLLSTGRVGDWASHGIEHELSGIYDVPHGAGLAVVFPAWMKYVYKEGVDKFVQFAVRVWNVDMDFEDPERTALAGIDRLKAFYKSVGLPTSLKELNIPDDRLEEMADKCTAGDTQTTGNFKKLGKQDVLNILKMML; encoded by the coding sequence ATGGATAATTTTGAATTTTTAAGCCCTACCAAAATCATTTTCGGCAAGGGTACGGAAAACCAAGTAGGTCAAGAGATAAAGAAATGCGGGGCAAAGAAAGTATTATTTCATTACGGCGGTGGCAGCATAAAACGCTCGGGCTTGTATGATAAAATAGTAGCTTCATTGAAAGAGACCGGCATTGACTTTATAGAATTAGGCGGTGTACAGCCCAATCCAAGGGTAAGCCTAGTACGTGAGGGTATAAAACTCTGCCGGGATAATGGTATAGACTTTATATTGGCTGTGGGCGGCGGCAGCGTTATAGATTCGTCCAAAGCTATAGGCGTGGGCGTGCCATATAGCGGCGATGTGTGGGATTTTTATGCCGGCAAAGCTGAACCTAAGGAAACGCTGTCCGTGGGCGTTGTGCTGACCATACCGGCGGCAGGCAGTGAGGCTAGCAAGAGCTCTGTTTTAACAAATGAGGACGGATGGTATAAAAGGGGACTTAACGTAGAGATTATAAGGCCTAAATTTGCTATAATGAATCCGGAGCTTACCTTTACTCTCCCGCCTTATCAGACCGTATGCGGAGCGTCCGATATAATGGCGCATATAATGGAGCGGTATTTTACTCATACGCCGCATGTAGATTTGACCGACAGACTGTGCGAAGGCACGCTTAAGACCGTTATAAGAAATGTACCTATAGTGCTAGAACAGCCTGATAATTACGATGCGCGCGCTGAAATAATGTGGGCAAGTACCATAGCGCACAATGACCTTCTGAGCACCGGTCGCGTTGGCGATTGGGCATCGCATGGTATAGAACACGAGCTTAGCGGCATATACGATGTACCTCACGGTGCCGGTTTGGCCGTAGTATTTCCGGCCTGGATGAAGTATGTATATAAAGAAGGCGTGGATAAATTCGTGCAGTTCGCGGTGCGTGTGTGGAACGTAGATATGGATTTCGAAGATCCCGAGCGTACGGCGCTGGCAGGGATAGACAGGCTTAAAGCATTCTATAAGAGCGTTGGTTTGCCAACGTCATTAAAAGAGCTGAATATACCGGATGACAGACTGGAAGAGATGGCCGATAAATGTACGGCTGGCGATACTCAGACTACCGGTAATTTTAAAAAGCTTGGCAAACAGGATGTATTGAATATATTAAAGATGATGTTATAG
- a CDS encoding L-threonylcarbamoyladenylate synthase produces MKTTVIDIDPENINEDAIRKAAILIRKGEVVAFPTETVYGLGANALDASAVHRIFEAKGRPSDNPLIVHICDISMLEEVVEHVPSKALLLMERFWPGPLTIIMKKHKKIPYEVTAGLDTVGVRMPDHPIALALIRSAGVPIAAPSANISGRPSPTKPEHVIADMQGRIAAIIAGGTCKVGVESTVLDLSGNNPVLYRPGGITLEMLEEVIGKVDTASGILKPVFAEGAVPSPGMKYKHYSPKAKVIIVDGPIDRVIARIKKEADAYRQKGYNVGIMATEQTKAMYSEYMVIAVGDREKPETIAAALFDTLRLFDKAKADVVLAEAVDANGVGLAIMNRMVRAAGFDIIHA; encoded by the coding sequence ATGAAAACAACAGTAATAGACATTGATCCTGAAAATATAAATGAAGATGCTATAAGGAAAGCCGCCATATTAATAAGAAAAGGCGAAGTAGTAGCGTTTCCGACCGAGACGGTGTATGGCTTGGGCGCTAATGCCCTGGATGCTTCTGCAGTACATCGTATATTCGAAGCAAAAGGCCGGCCGTCGGATAATCCGCTCATAGTCCATATATGCGATATATCGATGTTGGAAGAAGTGGTGGAACATGTACCATCCAAAGCGCTTTTGCTTATGGAGCGATTCTGGCCAGGGCCACTCACTATCATTATGAAAAAACATAAGAAGATACCTTATGAAGTTACTGCTGGCTTGGATACGGTAGGTGTGCGCATGCCCGATCATCCCATAGCCTTAGCGCTTATAAGGAGTGCGGGCGTGCCTATAGCAGCACCCAGCGCCAATATATCCGGCCGTCCTAGCCCCACAAAGCCCGAACACGTTATAGCTGATATGCAAGGACGTATAGCAGCTATAATAGCCGGAGGTACATGCAAGGTAGGGGTGGAGTCCACTGTTTTAGATTTAAGTGGGAATAATCCTGTGCTATACAGACCGGGTGGTATAACATTAGAAATGCTAGAGGAAGTCATAGGTAAGGTGGATACTGCATCGGGCATATTAAAGCCTGTATTTGCTGAAGGGGCAGTACCATCGCCTGGCATGAAATACAAACATTATTCTCCCAAAGCCAAGGTTATAATAGTGGACGGACCCATTGACAGGGTTATTGCGAGGATAAAGAAGGAAGCTGACGCATATAGGCAAAAGGGCTACAATGTGGGCATAATGGCCACTGAACAAACCAAGGCCATGTATAGCGAATATATGGTCATAGCGGTCGGTGATAGAGAAAAGCCGGAAACCATAGCTGCAGCGTTATTCGATACATTGCGCTTGTTTGACAAGGCCAAGGCAGATGTAGTGCTGGCTGAAGCAGTGGATGCGAATGGCGTTGGATTGGCCATAATGAACCGCATGGTAAGGGCGGCAGGTTTTGACATAATACATGCATAA
- a CDS encoding low molecular weight protein arginine phosphatase, which translates to MISSILFVCSGNTCRSPMAQAIAETMFRKADSGLEAIKVMSAGIAAVNGQPASANAIEVMREMGMDISRHRSRMLSGELVEQADLILTMTLQHKRYVLMMFPESYDKVFTLKEYADCGSSDIPDPFGGSLEDYRECANEIQQALFRLVQKLKQGQ; encoded by the coding sequence ATGATAAGTTCTATATTATTCGTATGCAGCGGAAATACGTGCCGCAGCCCTATGGCACAGGCTATAGCTGAGACCATGTTTAGAAAGGCTGACAGCGGTTTGGAAGCTATAAAGGTGATGTCGGCAGGCATCGCCGCCGTGAATGGACAACCGGCTTCAGCCAACGCGATAGAGGTCATGCGCGAGATGGGTATGGATATAAGCCGTCATAGAAGTCGTATGTTGAGCGGTGAATTGGTGGAACAAGCCGATCTCATACTCACCATGACATTACAACATAAACGTTATGTATTGATGATGTTTCCAGAATCATACGACAAGGTCTTTACGCTTAAGGAATATGCGGATTGCGGTAGTAGTGACATACCAGACCCCTTTGGCGGTTCTTTGGAAGATTATAGAGAGTGTGCAAATGAGATACAGCAAGCGTTATTTAGGTTGGTGCAGAAATTAAAACAGGGTCAATAG